DNA from Eleftheria terrae:
CCTCTGGATCGCTGCAGCGCAGGAATGGCGACATGGGCTGGAAAACGATCTCGCCCTTGACGTTGAACTCCCAGGGAAGCGGCCGTCCCGTTCCCGGCTGGCGGTATCCGGTGCATCGATGGCCTTGCAGCTCGGCCAAGCGCCGAGGCACGCCGTGGGCAGCCAGGTAAGCCGGCGACGCGCAAACGATCTGCTGGATCGCGAACAGGCGCCGCGCGATCACCTGTGAGCTGGGGGCATTGCCGGCTTGGAAGCCCACGTCGATCCGTTCGGCGACGCTGTCGGTCACCCGGTCTTCGAGCACCAGGTCGAACGCCACCGCAGGATAGGTGGCGGCAAAGTCCCTCACCAGC
Protein-coding regions in this window:
- a CDS encoding LysR substrate-binding domain-containing protein — protein: MDELRAITTFVRAAEYGSFNKAAVAQGTTPQAVSKSIRQLEEHLGVRLFHRTTRKSSLTHEGERLFGEVRANLEEMTAAINRARNAVRDDEGLVRISAGSSAGRKVLMPLVRDFAATYPAVAFDLVLEDRVTDSVAERIDVGFQAGNAPSSQVIARRLFAIQQIVCASPAYLAAHGVPRRLAELQGHRCTGYRQPGTGRPLPWEFNVKGEIVFQPMSPFLRCSDPE